One Oncorhynchus kisutch isolate 150728-3 linkage group LG11, Okis_V2, whole genome shotgun sequence genomic region harbors:
- the LOC109899084 gene encoding protein delta homolog 2-like has product MPLRDSVTLLLWSCCVLLLVHQCEGQALNCTCNVTNSRCEENAVCSCDPGWEGQQCDVCVRMPGCVHGSCHQPWQCTCEPGWTGRFCDKDIHVCTNEAPCQNGATCYTNISGEYSCICPNGFYGRNCEHKTGPCHKIGKSPCKNRGQCEDSSGYAPELSCRCLAGFSGPRCETNMDDCLMRPCANGATCLDGINRFSCLCPEGFTGRFCTINLDDCASQPCLNGGRCLDRASTFHCLCKAGFTGRTCEVPLRSPESQSPIRSSHGWAGGGEGWGRVTQARPDQITTGGNHSQGSSNSNSGDRLLKISVKEVVTQWGSSGLSEVQLITLLVLGGMTLGVVALTASLVLRGHWQDRCASCRCGPILRLHPVRHIDCQPTPQSHLVTVEQECKISFLHTPTAPELEKKKLNTEVI; this is encoded by the exons CTCTAAATTGCACGTGTAATGTGACCAACAGTCGGTGTGAGGAGAATGCGGTGTGCAG CTGTGACCCGGGTTGGGAGGGGCAGCAGTGCGACGTCTGTGTTAGAATGCCAGGCTGTGTCCATGGATCATGTCACCAACCCTGGCAATGCACATGCGAGCCTGGATGGACGGGACGCTTCTGCGACAAAG ATATCCATGTGTGCACAAATGAGGCACCTTGCCAGAACGGTGCCACTTGTTACACAAACATTTCAGGGGAATACTCCTGCATCTGCCCCAATGGATTTTACGGGAGGAACTGTGAGCACAAGACAGGACCCTGTCATAAGATCGGCAA GTCTCCATGTAAGAATAGAGGGCAGTGTGAGGACAGTAGCGGCTATGCACCAGAACTCTCCTGCCGCTGCCTGGCAGGCTTCAGTGGGCCGCGCTGCGAGACCAACATGGACGACTGCCTGATGCGTCCCTGTGCCAACGGTGCCACCTGCCTGGATGGCATCAACCGcttctcctgtctctgtcccgAGGGCTTCACGGGACGGTTCTGCACCATCAACCTCGATGACTGTGCCAGTCAGCCCTGCCTCAACGGAGGGCGCTGCCTGGACCGCGCCAGCACCTTCCACTGCCTCTGCAAAGCTGGGTTCACTGGCAGGACCTGCGAGGTTCCCCTACGGAGCCCAGAGAGCCAATCACCCATCAGGAGCTCCCATGGCTGGGCTGGGGGGGGAGAGGGCTGGGGCAGGGTGACTCAGGCCAGGCCAGACCAGATCACAACAGGGGGGAACCATTCTCAGGGCAGCAGTAACAGTAATAGTGGAGACAGGCTGCTGAAGATCTCTGTGAAGGAGGTGGTGACCCAGTGGGGGTCGTCTGGCCTGTCAGAGGTGCAGCTCATCACCTTGCTGGTGCTGGGGGGTATGACGCTGGGCGTGGTGGCTCTCACAGCTAGCCTGGTGCTGAGGGGGCATTGGCAGGACCGCTGTGCCAGCTGCCGGTGCGGTCCCATCCTCCGCCTGCACCCGGTGCGACACATAGACTGCCAGCCAACCCCGCAGAGCCACCTAGTCACAGTGGAGCAGGAGTGTAAGATCAGCTTCCTGCACACGCCCACGGCCCCCGAACTGGAGAAGAAGAAACTGAACACTGAGGTGATTTAG